Proteins from a genomic interval of Pogoniulus pusillus isolate bPogPus1 chromosome 30, bPogPus1.pri, whole genome shotgun sequence:
- the LOC135189071 gene encoding basic proline-rich protein-like codes for MLFLPQASSPAPSIITCPKHHHLPGLRTPGRPPAGATAHRGARSTRAAAPSGRAAPGLARPLTCQRARPGTRTHPRARARASSGAGLRPRAPPGERTRPPRWPARGRRPLLPPAWAGLSARPAPPPCCHSDGPGAAALPAPAPPARGVCVSPATGGKCRLSRAPLDFFGLLVRGNEGRQPLSRRQPLSRRQPLSRLQPLSRLQRGVGGPGRPAAGQREPPRHRCGGLSR; via the coding sequence ATGCTGTTCCTGCCCCAAGCGTCATCACCTGCCCCAAGCATCATCACCTGCCCCAAGCACCATCACCTGCCAGGGCTAAGGACACCTGGCAGACCCCCCGCAGGCGCTACGGCGCACAGGGGGGCGCGGAGCACGCGGGCGGCAGCCCCCAGCGGCCGCGCGGCGCCGGGGCTCGCGCGCCCGCTCACCTGCCAGCGCGCGCGCCCGGGCACGCGGACACACCCCCGCGCTCGGGCACGCGCGAGCAGCGGCGCGGGGCTCCGGCCGCGCGCGCCGCCAGGTGAGCGCACGCGCCCTCCGCGATGGCCAGCGCGCGGCAGGCGCCCGCTCCTCCCGCCCGCTTGGGCGGGGCTGAGCGCGCGGCCCGCGCCGCCCCCCTGTTGCCATAGCGACGGGCCGGGTGCCGCAGCCCTACCTGCGCCTGCGCCGCCGGCCCGGGGCGTCTGTGTGTCCCCCGCTACGGGCGGTAAGTGCCGGCTCAGCCGGGCGCCCCTCGATTTCTTCGGGCTGTTGGTAAGGGGTAACGAGGGCCGGCAGCCGCTGAGCCGCCGGCAGCCGCTGAGCCGCCGGCAGCCGCTGAGCCGCCTGCAGCCGCTGAGCCGCCTGCAGCGAGGGGTGGGCGGCCCGGGGAGGCCGGCGGCGGGACAGAGGGAACCGCCTCGGCACCGCTGCGGAGGGCTGAGCAGGTGA